The DNA sequence TAGGTAGCATCAATTATTACGTAAATGATAAACTAAATTAATCATTTGTCACAAAACTCAACTAAGCCAATTCAAGAAAACTTGTCTTTTTTGTTTTTGCAGGAAACTTTAGTCTCTTCCTCCCCcacccttttcttcttttctctctttctcttaaaTTTGTTACCCACCCTCTTTTTTTGTGTGTCTATATTACCGGCCCTAGTATAATCCCTTCATTAAAAATTGTTCAACATAGCCCCAAACAAAAAATTCTTTAACCAAGAGCATGAcccaaaagaaaggaaaataaatagTGAACAGTTCGGACAAAAAATAATCAGTAAAATATATTTTGCACAAAACCATTTATAACCCTAACATATAGAGGATTTAACCAAAAGAAGACAGCAACAACGAAAATAAATCACACTCCAGCTAGTAGTCTTGAAAAATAATGCAATGTCACTATTCCATCTGAAAGGTGCATCAGTTACCAATATCAGAAACAAACATGCAGAGATATCTTGATTCTTAGAACTAAAGTAAACATTACAACATCTGCCAACCCAAACCAAAAAATAACATTGGGCTGTTGTCAAACCAAGGAAAACTAGGATGGGATTATGTTGACCCAAAGGGgaacaaaaaggaaaataaaaaataaaagggagcaagtccaaaaaaaaaaaaaagggagaaaggtATAAATTAGGTCCTCAGCCTCAATATAATGGCATAATAGAACCTTGTGGCGCTAACCAAGTGAATAATACAATGGAAGAGGCCAACAAAAACAATGGCCAATTCCAGCAAGCTTCTGTTAGAAACATAGGCTACAACAAACTCTCCCATATTTTAGTGCAAGGCCTTTTAAGCATATTCATATAGAAGTGGAAAAGTCTACTTATCTACAATGGAGCAAAGTAATAACGCCAGGTAACTTCTTGTTCTTTGCAAACAGGATCCTTACTAAGTTACCCGTAATACGAGCTCATGTACAGCCTCACCCCAATTTCAAGGGGTCCATCATCACCACCAACAGCATGGAGTACCACCGGAATTGTTGAGAGAAGATGTACCGTGAGAGGGAAAACTGCAGGGTCAATTTCGGTCCTCGAATTGGGATCCCTGTTCTCACATCCATCAGAACCGTCCGATGCAACTTTCAGGTCATATGGATCAACCACGAAAGCAACTTCTTCAAACGCCCTCCATTTATTATGGCTACCCCTCCGGAATGCACGCCTATGAGCAGACATACTTAGCACCACCGATGATGTTGCTTCGAGCCACTCCACTGATAACCCTTCAACTTCATCATAATAGATGCGTTGCTCAATCTGAACATGAGAATACATATGAGACAATCAAAGCAAAATGCAACAGAAAGGCACCACATTGCATCATCATTTCATGTACAAAAGATGCATGTCAAGACTCAAGGTTAGACATGTAAATTCTAAGTTTGGCATCTAAAGCGAAATCATGATGTCACCGAAAGACTAACCCTTTATTGTTCATTGTccaaacataaaagagacatacaTGTCAAGATTTCAGGTTAGGCAATTAGATCAAAATGTTTTTGTAGCTAATGTAATTCTTCTAGCCCATTATAAGCTTCCAAATAAGCCTACGGAATAGGAACAATTAATCAGCTTTTTCTAATCGTCTCAAATAAACTAGTCTAAGAAATGGGAATTGTTTCCCCATCAGAACATTTACCCGACTGTTCAAGTAATACAATACAGTTGTTCACAATGactaatgcaaaaaaaaaaaaaaaatgctgcCTTCAACAATCATGTGCAGTAAATCCTGAATGCATTAAGCTTTCTCTTACTTGGTGATGAAATGGAAGAAATTCCACTTTAGgggaaaataataagaaaaaaaaagttaaaaaaaaataaaataaaattactggCACCTGTACTAAACAGAAACTAGAGATGAATGCAATTAGAAGTTACTTATATAAACTAAACTGAAAATTATATGCTACAGTTGGCTGCTAAGAGATAAaagttctttctttttcttgtgcGGTGGGGTGGGGGGTATACTCCGGGAATCAATTGAAATAGAACTAGCAAGTATAAGCCCTTCAGTTATTCTAGTGATAATTTGATTATTCTTCCAAAATGCTTCTCTATGTGCAAAGCAGAAATAAATAGAGTTGCAAGTTACTTACGGCTAGCTTCTGAATATAGATTGACATGAATCTTGGGCCCAGTCCCAGAACCCTTGCTTCAGACAATAAGATCTGCAATATAGAAGAAAGTATTCAGAatcaaattttatgaataaaacacAGCATAAACAACAAAAAGCTTCTCAATATAACAAACAGGAGTTTCATAAATAACAGTAGTTTATGAAATGTTTGGAAAGAATTGAGATTTATAGCCCCAAAAATCAGTTACTAGTTAATATAACTTCAAATCTTTAATCTTTAGAACATCATGAATGACATAACAAAATTGCCTAGGACCATAGCACTTCTTAACAATATGTAGGAGACAATCTGTATAATTAAAACAAGGCATTCTAAATTCAGAAATCATTGCCACATTAAGTCAGATCCCAATATCAAATATAAACTGAAACCATGCCACCTTTCTCGACCACAAATAGTGTTGTTggggaaaaggagaagaagaaggcgtTAAAAGGATTATAAAAGCAATCCAATGTCACTATAAAAAACTCAGTGACAGTATAAAGcacaaaagaaaagaatataatcATTGCAAAATTAGCACACAATAAATCAGGTTCTTAGCTACTATAaacttcatatattaataaaaatgatcAAATAATCTAAATCTAGAATTGCAATTGAATAACAGAAATTAGGAGGATGATTCAGCAACAACTTTACCTCCTTCTTCAAGAAATGCCACATGTAAAGTTTATCACAAGCATCTTTAACATTTCGACTGGCTAGTTTTCTCTCATTGCAATAAGTAGCAACATCTGCAAGTACTTCCGTGGATGGGACTCCATGTTTCGAAGCTGCAGCTGATAGAGCTTCCCTGCCTTCCACAGATTCTGCAGCATTCTTATCAAAGATAATGCCTGTGAAACATCGCTGCAATTCCTCTTCCTTGTTAACTAGCAATGCCTTACGATGCTTTAGATATAATTCCTCAGCCTCCAAAGCAGCAAGTAGTGTCCTATGAACAACAATATCAGGATACCGCCGCAGTGGTGATGTAAAGTGAGTGTAAAAAGGAACAGCTAATGCATAATGACCCCACTCATGCTTCCTTTCCTTTAACTGACCACTACAGAAGTAACATGCCAACTGCATTGGTCTTGTCGCATAGGAAATAAGAATATCAAAAAGCACAGAGTCATCCTTCAGCTTTTCCTTAATCAGATCTAGTGACCGATGGAACTGGCCAGACGAAGATGTGTCCAATTTTAAACCATGCTTCTGACAGAATGCCACAAACTCTCCCAGTTTTCGCATATTAGGTTCAGGATGCCTTCGCAATAATGCATTATCAGGATAAACTCTACAAATGACTTCAGCTGCTGTTGTATTGGCCAAAAGCATAAATTCCTCAACAAGAAAATTTGATTCTTTCCGTTCAGAAAGTATAAGGTCATAAGGAAGTCCATACTCATCAAACAGGAAAGCAACTTTAGGATTTTCAAGCCTTAGAGCCCCATCATTGAACCTCTTATGTTTCAAAACATTTGAAATTTCACATAAGCTCTTCACAGAAGTAATAATGTCAGGCCATCCAAATTGACCATGCACCTTTGGGTAGCTCTCTCCTATGATGTTTGAACTTTCAAAATCAACTGCCCCATCAATAATATCCTGAGCAAGTTCGTATGAAAGCTTACAACAAGACTGGATAACACTACGACCAATCCAACGGTTCACAACATCCCCAGCAGGATTTATGTCAAGGAGCATTGAAACCGCCACTCGATCCACTCCAGGATTAAGTGAGCCTATATTGTCTGAAAATAATGCGGGTAACATTGGTATCTTTTTTTGCAACATATAGACAGTTGTTGACCTAAACTGAGCCTCATCATCTAAGACAGTGCCTGGTAAAACAAAGTATGATACATCGGCAATGTGGACACCTACTCTACAATTTCCATTAGGTAACTTCTCAATCGACAGTGCATCATCCAGATCAGTGGCAGTTGAAGGATCAATAGTAAATATGCACAGATTTCTAAGATCCAGTCTACTCTGCAATTCCTTTTCTGGCACCTCCCATGGAAAACATGGTAGGCAAGTCATAGCTTCAGGTGAAAATTCAGACTCACAAATCGTATTCTGAAACAGAATTGCATCTAAATGTGTCTGAACTTTGCTACCTTTTCCAAACACATGCAAGATGTGAGCTCTGGGAAAAAGACTCTCTTCTCCCCAATCATAAAGTTGTGCTGCTATCAGATCCATTTCAGTTGTCACATCACCACTTTGTAGTCTTTTCTTAATGTGTTCTGGCAAATCTCTAACAAAAAGCATCATTTTAGGAAATTTTGGATCAATTGGTGTCAACTGGATGTACTCATTATCAGAAACCAgattcttatttttctttgcaTCTTTTCTGCTTACACCCTTGACAGAAATCCACTGCTTCACATTGAGTTGACCTACAATGCGCTCTCGACGTGGAGACTTCTCAATTATAGCAACCACCCTGGCAGTTGGTCTTTTGGAAGGGAAAGCATTAACTAAGGAGCACATCTTTTGCACTGCACTGATTACTTCAATTTGTTTGCTACAAGAACTCATATTCAAAGATTCAAAAGCAGCATTGTTCTGCCCATCAAAACTTTCATTGGCAGGTCTAACTGGATCTAAATGTGAAACTGGACCCAGGGAACCACTATCTTCATAGGCATACTTCTTTTCAGGAAAATGACAACTTTTATTAGGGTTGGGATAGACCTCAGTATCCTCCTGGTTTTGACTAGGGCAGTTTCTGCAATCAGCAGAGTCATAATtggtatctttatctttatctaacTCGCCTTTTCCTTTATAGATATTGCCAGCCACATCATCAGCTTCTCTGAGGAGACTACAATCTTCTGGTGTTGCATAATTGTTGCAAGTTCTGTTAGATCCTTTCATTTTTGTCCacgatgagaatgaatccattgTAATAGCAACAATGTCACCTTCCACCTGCATAGCACAGTCAACGTTAACCTCTTCTAGATAAATGTAAAAGCCACAGTAAGTCAAATTTTGTTACTGTATCAACTAACGAAGTAGCACTGCAGCTTGCCAGCTCCATCAAAAAGTCATGCTTATAAATGACCCTAAAAATAAGTAGCAAAGGAGATGAAAGAATTCCATCCTAATCCTAATGCCAACAAGAAAATCATATACATGCAAAATTACAGAGAGAAGTCCATAAGAAGGGATGCACCTAGATTGTATGTGCTGGGAGTATATGCCCCACCAAGACCATGTAATTAACACTACATATAGTTATGCTATGTAATGTATTTCATAAATCCTTGTTCCCACCATCAGCTTAGTATGATTCTCAGTGTTTAGATTCTTCAATGTTAAATAGTAAGAGACAATAACATAAATTGcttatacataataataaattaaaatcaaactcATTACCTTAtattattgaatttttatatgggcacatgaatactttcttcttttttctttttttttttaataaataaataaatgtgttAGTTTTATTCTCCATCATTCTGCTGAACACCCAAGAAGATTTCATAAAGAAACAATAAACATCTAAAATATAAAGCATCATAAAATCCCAGACTTACAGCTCTGTTCTGGGCTGGAATTCCGCTAATGAGTACATCTGTTGGCAATCCGTCAACTTTGCAGTATGCCTACATGTGCAGCAAATGTTTTTAATAATCACTACAATTACAGTACCAGGAAGCTCAAACTGAATTAACTAGAATGATAGAAAACCTCAAGTCTGTTGTGAGCATTCACTCGAAAGGAAGCTTTAAAAACATCACCCttctgccaaaaaaaaaaaaaagcaaagtaAAGATAAGCTATTTGAGTAAGCACAGTTCAATTCCATAGTAACAGTAGCATCTTGATCAATTTTTCAGTCCAGTGCAACGAACTAACCTCAAGTGCCATCTCAACAGCTTCCATTGGCCAGTGTGGACTAAAATAACACCTTTGGGGGCAAAACCCTATCTGAGGGGGAGAAGGGACCAAATCTCCGTTCCAACCATTCCATGAATCTTGTGTTTGCGCATCGACGAATTGCGGCGGCGATTGCTCGTTGATATGCATTGGGGCTGCCGCTGCCGGAATCGAAACAAAAGTTGTATCATCGTGTTGCTGATCGTAACAGTAAGGAGCATTGTCACCTTGCTGCTTCATTGGGGAAGCCGTCGGAGTAGGCGCCGCAGT is a window from the Arachis hypogaea cultivar Tifrunner chromosome 17, arahy.Tifrunner.gnm2.J5K5, whole genome shotgun sequence genome containing:
- the LOC112764290 gene encoding DIS3-like exonuclease 2; the encoded protein is MKAATEQSTVEGFDNNNNNNNNNNNNNNNNVEKEKKKKRRSNRRSKQNPTSSSANEICSVSSEFFGDGTAAPTPTASPMKQQGDNAPYCYDQQHDDTTFVSIPAAAAPMHINEQSPPQFVDAQTQDSWNGWNGDLVPSPPQIGFCPQRCYFSPHWPMEAVEMALEKGDVFKASFRVNAHNRLEAYCKVDGLPTDVLISGIPAQNRAVEGDIVAITMDSFSSWTKMKGSNRTCNNYATPEDCSLLREADDVAGNIYKGKGELDKDKDTNYDSADCRNCPSQNQEDTEVYPNPNKSCHFPEKKYAYEDSGSLGPVSHLDPVRPANESFDGQNNAAFESLNMSSCSKQIEVISAVQKMCSLVNAFPSKRPTARVVAIIEKSPRRERIVGQLNVKQWISVKGVSRKDAKKNKNLVSDNEYIQLTPIDPKFPKMMLFVRDLPEHIKKRLQSGDVTTEMDLIAAQLYDWGEESLFPRAHILHVFGKGSKVQTHLDAILFQNTICESEFSPEAMTCLPCFPWEVPEKELQSRLDLRNLCIFTIDPSTATDLDDALSIEKLPNGNCRVGVHIADVSYFVLPGTVLDDEAQFRSTTVYMLQKKIPMLPALFSDNIGSLNPGVDRVAVSMLLDINPAGDVVNRWIGRSVIQSCCKLSYELAQDIIDGAVDFESSNIIGESYPKVHGQFGWPDIITSVKSLCEISNVLKHKRFNDGALRLENPKVAFLFDEYGLPYDLILSERKESNFLVEEFMLLANTTAAEVICRVYPDNALLRRHPEPNMRKLGEFVAFCQKHGLKLDTSSSGQFHRSLDLIKEKLKDDSVLFDILISYATRPMQLACYFCSGQLKERKHEWGHYALAVPFYTHFTSPLRRYPDIVVHRTLLAALEAEELYLKHRKALLVNKEEELQRCFTGIIFDKNAAESVEGREALSAAASKHGVPSTEVLADVATYCNERKLASRNVKDACDKLYMWHFLKKEILLSEARVLGLGPRFMSIYIQKLAIEQRIYYDEVEGLSVEWLEATSSVVLSMSAHRRAFRRGSHNKWRAFEEVAFVVDPYDLKVASDGSDGCENRDPNSRTEIDPAVFPLTVHLLSTIPVVLHAVGGDDGPLEIGVRLYMSSYYG